From the genome of Danio aesculapii chromosome 16, fDanAes4.1, whole genome shotgun sequence, one region includes:
- the utp11 gene encoding probable U3 small nucleolar RNA-associated protein 11: MSSFRKALKSKQRDHKERSQLGFRKHLGLLEKKKDYKLRADDYHRKEKTILALRKKAMDKNPDEFNFKMIHNQLKDGVHMANRKDEEMTEEQKKMMRTQDIRYVEMKRVSEMKKIERMKSELHFLDEEKKNKHVFFLDTKKEVKNFDLATHLNTVPELVDRAYNRPTIETLENKSIVGAMKAREIKRLAKKRNEQYLRLSERIDREKKMFVISQKIQTRKDLQDKVKKVKVRKETSTAPAIYKFQAKRKR, translated from the exons ATGTCTTCTTTTCGAAAAGCTTTGAAGTCTAAACAACGAGACCACAAAGAGCGATCACAG CTCGGTTTCAGGAAACATTTGGGATTGTTAGAGAAGAAGAAAGACTACAAACTTCGCGCAGA TGACTACCACCGAAAAGAGAAGACCATCTTGGCCTTGCGCAAGAAGGCCATGGATAAGAACCCTGATgaatttaactttaaaatgatACACAACCAATTAAAG GATGGAGTTCACATGGCTAATCGAAAAGATGAAGAAATGACAGAGGAGCAGAAAAAGATGATGAGGACTCAGGACATCAGATATGTGGAAATGAAGCGGGTGTCAGAGATGAAG aaaattgAAAGGATGAAGTCAGAGCTCCACTTTCTTGATgaggaaaagaaaaataaacatgtctTTTTTCTGGACACAAAAAAAGAag TAAAGAACTTTGACCTGGCTACACACCTTAACACAGTGCCTGAATTGGTGGACAGAGCATATAACAGACCTACAATAGAGACGCTGGAAAACAAGAGCATTGTGGGAGCAATGAAGGCCAGGGAGATAAAA AGACTTGCTAAAAAGAGGAATGAGCAGTATCTGAGGCTTTCAGAGCGTAttgacagagaaaaaaaaatgtttgtcattAGTCAAAAGATTCAAACTAGAAAAGATCTACAA GATAAGGTGAAGAAGGTAAAAGTCCGCAAAGAGACCAGTACCGCTCCTGCCATCTATAAATTTCAGGCTAAGAGGAAAAGATGA